ACAACGCTAAAGATGGAGCGGCCTGCCATGTATTAGGGCATACACATTTCTGTTGGGATTATGCGGTTGACAATATCAGGTACTAATCTAACCATTCTCTACAATTGAAATGCACAATTCTTATGCTAATGAGATAGGTCTTCCAAAACAGGTATGTACAAGCGCCTCTGGCATACCCTCGAGAAAGAAAGCGAAGGATAAATGGAGGCCAAGGATGGCTGCCGTTTTTTGTATATTGTGATGGCTTCAACCCTGAAACAAGAATAGAAGGGAGCCTGAGAACACTCAGCTTGCGCCATGGTTAGACAAATATTTTCAAAGTACTGCAGATCCCCTGTGTTTGCTAAACAAACTAGATAGTTTGTGTATGCGAGCAATTTATTCCTTTCAACTTTCATTATGTGTGCACAATTTCATCTTCAGTTCTGAAGTACATCTCTTCCATTCTACTTCAAGTTAGGTGTATCTCAGTAGGTATCAGGAGGATAGAATAACCAATACCCTTACTGGTCATTTAATTATGTGCACTATGGATGATCACAAATTATTATGGGTTCTATACACCAAATAATGCTTTCACTTTTCTGTTTAATGTAAAAAATAGTTTTTCTATTGTTATTGCTTGATGTTCTGCAAGGTTCGGGTTCCTCTTAATTTTCTGGCACTATTGGTTTTGCTTGACAGTTATTTTGGTGCTTTACATCTAAGTTTAAATGTAGGCAGTCTGACTATTACAACAAGACAGAAGAGAGCCGGAGAACACTCAGCTTGCACTGTGggttgccaaatatttttcaatatGCTATGGACCCCCTGTGTTTGCTCGAGTGTATTGTACACCAAAATCATGAGAGCTCCACACATAAATTTTGCCCAGACATACTATGTTCCTTCAAGTGTAAGCATTTGAAATTCTTGATGCATTTGAGACGGTGGAAACGAGAGAAGCTGGGATCGTAGCACTGACCATGACTGTGATTGCTAGTGGTAATATGTTAGGAGTTTCTCATGTTTATTCGCCACTTTTCAGTTTTCTAAATCTTTTTTGTGCTATCGGAGAGCTATTGTGTGTCAGACTGTTGTCATTAACATGGGACAAGCTTATTATTTATTATGTTTGGGTCTAAAGTTCTATAAACAGATCGGATCGACGGGTGGTCAGATCATCTGGTACAACAGAATCAGTGAGCAATGAACATTCAGTCCTGATAAAGTCTGGGTCGTAGTAGCCTTGCCACGACATGAGCTGCGATGATACCAAATTCCTCTTAATCAAAGCACCACTTTGAAGTCAATGAACTAGGCACAGTACATCCCTGTGTTGCGGTCTCTGATGCAAGATGAACCATAGATTGTAGCCAAGGCATCAACCATGTCTACTGTGTTTGCTTTTCTCTGATACAATTTCACATTTGATTCG
The window above is part of the Triticum aestivum cultivar Chinese Spring chromosome 2A, IWGSC CS RefSeq v2.1, whole genome shotgun sequence genome. Proteins encoded here:
- the LOC123187815 gene encoding uncharacterized protein isoform X1 yields the protein MEDVQLLVLLGLFSKRPSYRNSASGTQVAIPVSSTDSLAALEVFDSMQFSVQGPPLPCCDVAASPALLQVISSDSLEKRLRAIHNNAKDGAACHVLGHTHFCWDYAVDNIRYVQAPLAYPRERKRRINGGQGWLPFFVYCDGFNPETRIEGSLRTLSLRHGSLTITTRQKRAGEHSACTVGCQIFFNMLWTPCVCSSVLYTKIMRAPHINFAQTYYVPSSVSI